A window of the Xiashengella succiniciproducens genome harbors these coding sequences:
- a CDS encoding FISUMP domain-containing protein: MKHTNKFLAILIASIIAFGFAACSKDEDNDAPTCTIVSPTDGEEITQGNTVTISVEAEDDDGSIAEVRFYIDGVGKGSANSFPYNYEWITTEEEIGSHTIKAEAKDNAGATKTDEITVAIVSSGGGGTFTDPRDGKVYQTVTIGNQEWMAENLAYEPSSGNYWAYDNNNSNVETYGYLYDWETACDVCPDGWHLPTDAEWTELTDYLGENAGGKLKATGTIEAGTGLWYDPNTGATNETGFTALPGGYRGLDGTFGSIGGYGGWWSATEYDTDGAWYRSMHFDYSNVTRYLDYSKELGFSVRCLRD; the protein is encoded by the coding sequence ATGAAACACACAAACAAATTTTTAGCAATCCTTATAGCAAGTATCATAGCCTTTGGCTTTGCAGCCTGCAGTAAAGATGAGGACAATGATGCGCCCACATGTACGATAGTATCCCCTACTGATGGAGAAGAGATAACGCAGGGCAATACAGTAACTATTTCAGTTGAAGCGGAAGATGATGACGGCAGCATAGCAGAAGTGCGCTTCTATATTGACGGGGTGGGCAAAGGCTCTGCCAATAGCTTCCCTTATAATTATGAGTGGATAACCACCGAGGAAGAAATAGGGAGCCACACCATTAAGGCAGAAGCAAAAGACAATGCCGGCGCCACAAAAACAGACGAGATTACTGTTGCGATTGTTTCAAGCGGCGGCGGCGGTACTTTTACCGACCCACGTGACGGCAAGGTTTACCAAACCGTAACCATTGGCAACCAAGAATGGATGGCAGAAAACCTTGCTTATGAACCCAGCAGTGGTAATTACTGGGCATACGATAACAACAACAGCAATGTGGAAACTTATGGTTACCTGTACGACTGGGAAACAGCCTGTGATGTTTGCCCTGATGGTTGGCATTTGCCCACTGATGCAGAATGGACAGAGTTAACCGATTACTTAGGAGAAAATGCCGGAGGAAAACTAAAAGCAACAGGAACTATTGAAGCAGGAACAGGTTTATGGTATGACCCCAACACCGGAGCAACCAACGAAACTGGCTTCACAGCCCTTCCGGGTGGCTACCGTGGCCTCGATGGGACGTTCGGCAGCATTGGCGGCTACGGTGGCTGGTGGAGTGCTACTGAGTACGATACCGATGGCGCCTGGTACCGGTCCATGCACTTCGATTACAGCAATGTGACCAGGTACCTCGACTACAGTAAGGAGTTAGGGTTCTCTGTCCGTTGCTTGAGGGATTAA
- a CDS encoding DUF3784 domain-containing protein, whose product MEILNLIVGLFMIGIGFLVKSVPDLIAGYNTMSKEQKENVDIEGLSTFMRNGLIAIGISIIIGYYLFKWIGFTLIANSMLPLVTLVGVTILVIKAQRFDQNKNKKTKLTYFILGLVFILVIGLITYGFIPSKVIFSKESVQFSGMYGIEIKIAEIDNVKLVDNLPEIKMRTNGFSFGTVKKGFFDLNEFGKSRLLIQSEKPPYLIISKGNGEKTIINFKEKSVTESTYSEIKTLIEKNNCGQHAVYSSRR is encoded by the coding sequence ATGGAAATACTAAATTTGATTGTTGGATTATTCATGATTGGCATTGGATTCTTAGTTAAATCCGTACCTGATTTGATTGCTGGATATAACACTATGTCCAAAGAGCAAAAGGAAAATGTTGACATTGAAGGTTTATCAACTTTTATGCGCAATGGACTAATTGCGATTGGAATATCAATTATAATAGGATATTATTTATTCAAATGGATTGGTTTTACACTGATTGCCAATTCAATGTTGCCATTAGTTACTTTAGTTGGGGTGACTATTTTGGTGATTAAAGCACAGAGATTTGACCAGAACAAGAATAAGAAAACTAAACTTACTTATTTTATTCTTGGATTGGTATTCATACTCGTGATTGGACTTATAACTTATGGATTTATTCCTTCAAAGGTGATTTTTAGCAAAGAATCAGTTCAATTTTCAGGAATGTATGGAATAGAAATTAAAATTGCCGAGATAGACAATGTCAAACTGGTAGATAACCTTCCTGAAATAAAAATGCGGACAAATGGATTTAGTTTTGGAACGGTTAAGAAAGGATTTTTCGACCTCAATGAATTTGGAAAAAGTCGCTTGCTTATTCAGTCAGAAAAGCCTCCATATTTGATTATTTCAAAAGGAAACGGAGAGAAAACAATAATTAATTTCAAAGAAAAATCCGTAACAGAATCGACATATAGTGAGATTAAAACATTGATAGAGAAAAATAACTGTGGCCAACATGCGGTATATTCCAGTCGGCGGTGA
- a CDS encoding toxin-antitoxin system YwqK family antitoxin, translating into MIKTLFKLIGIAFLMTGCNLLNSEIDGEKVDVNDSTKIYTFKDNGEKVSGTVVFYELDPKTAKKFKKSVREVADGKRINKGYDYYPNGSIGAEYPYDSNGLITGTVKYYFENGQLGATIEFKDNKENGLSKEYNDKGIQSKEIVFEAGTKVKEYDFDDSGKKIIPAIEKLELVEYKTGFYEYRDFNSYQLLYQPMVIMKWKNISSEPITEKIEMEAIFVDNKKGEEWSKASDYFQGYSDAPLQAGLSRQSSLQSSVGYTSAYGIYKADISCQIIINKQLFKTIKIKNDFLTTNRIQ; encoded by the coding sequence ATGATTAAAACACTATTTAAATTAATTGGGATTGCATTCTTAATGACAGGTTGTAATCTATTGAATTCTGAAATTGACGGTGAAAAGGTTGATGTAAATGATTCAACAAAAATATACACATTTAAAGACAACGGAGAAAAAGTATCTGGAACAGTTGTTTTCTATGAACTTGACCCTAAAACAGCTAAGAAGTTTAAAAAATCAGTAAGAGAAGTAGCGGATGGAAAACGCATAAATAAAGGGTATGATTATTATCCAAATGGTTCTATTGGTGCAGAATATCCATATGATTCAAATGGATTAATTACTGGTACAGTAAAATACTATTTTGAAAACGGACAGCTTGGAGCAACGATTGAGTTTAAAGACAACAAAGAAAATGGATTAAGTAAAGAATATAATGACAAAGGAATTCAATCAAAGGAAATCGTTTTTGAAGCTGGAACAAAAGTAAAAGAATACGACTTTGATGATAGTGGTAAAAAAATTATTCCTGCAATCGAAAAGCTTGAATTAGTTGAATATAAAACAGGGTTTTATGAATACAGGGATTTTAATAGTTACCAGTTACTTTATCAACCAATGGTAATAATGAAATGGAAAAATATTTCTTCTGAGCCAATTACAGAAAAAATTGAAATGGAAGCAATATTTGTCGACAATAAAAAAGGTGAAGAATGGAGTAAGGCATCTGATTATTTTCAGGGTTATTCAGACGCTCCTTTACAAGCAGGACTATCCAGACAATCATCACTTCAAAGTAGCGTAGGCTATACAAGTGCCTATGGTATCTATAAAGCTGACATTTCTTGCCAAATAATTATTAACAAACAATTATTCAAAACAATTAAAATTAAAAATGACTTTTTAACAACAAACAGAATCCAATAA
- a CDS encoding thioredoxin-like domain-containing protein, whose protein sequence is MKTNLEKLVFILLTFSILISCRSEVELKPVQMTSKPVFITGKVLNQTSEYNTVTVYVNELLSGEQLSYVSLVDSFGNFQIKFKLYYPQDILVRYGDNAFPIIIHPTDSIHIVFDANMISDKNELAKSIQFAGSRSDNESLIAFYALISEIFIPWEQYCQYEKEYNSDKFTALLDSLRSLKKEAANEFIRQGVSKELENWIKKEVDFDYYNWLALYPYDHAGFNKLDEYTIVPSSFYDFMNIELSLSDLSNSKSIIFIGRYQRRISSLMIDDGKLFKPDGRWTYKGNANDAIIKIILKYTSDSLLREMLIARQLYYTLDRREIKDFEKHYALFEKTVTQPFLREPLINKYIETKKHFENAQPRENTLLKLTKNTPANELITKILDDHKGKIIYLDIWATWCSPCRREMPFSKQLMQTLNNDKVAFVYLCIDSEEDKWKAIISELNISGSHYLATPDQSRFLYQLFEMNGVPQFVLLDTKGNVIEKGIHLRPSESLIKTKIDKLLME, encoded by the coding sequence ATGAAAACTAATCTTGAAAAACTCGTATTTATTCTATTAACATTTTCTATTTTGATTTCTTGTCGTTCAGAAGTTGAATTAAAGCCCGTTCAAATGACTTCTAAACCGGTTTTTATTACCGGAAAAGTTCTAAATCAAACATCTGAATATAATACCGTAACAGTTTATGTCAATGAATTACTTTCTGGGGAACAATTGTCTTATGTGAGTTTAGTCGATAGTTTTGGCAATTTTCAAATTAAATTCAAGTTGTATTATCCACAAGACATTTTAGTTAGATATGGAGATAACGCCTTTCCTATCATAATTCACCCCACAGATAGTATCCATATTGTATTTGATGCAAATATGATATCTGACAAAAACGAACTGGCAAAAAGCATTCAGTTTGCAGGAAGCAGGTCTGACAACGAAAGTTTGATTGCTTTTTATGCTTTAATTTCAGAAATATTTATCCCTTGGGAACAATATTGTCAATATGAGAAGGAGTATAATTCAGATAAATTTACAGCCTTGCTTGATAGCCTTAGGAGTTTAAAAAAAGAAGCTGCCAATGAATTTATTAGGCAAGGTGTCTCCAAAGAACTAGAAAACTGGATTAAAAAGGAAGTTGACTTTGATTATTACAATTGGCTTGCCCTTTATCCATATGACCATGCTGGTTTTAATAAATTAGATGAATACACTATTGTACCGTCATCTTTTTATGATTTTATGAATATTGAACTTTCTCTTAGTGACCTGAGCAACTCAAAATCAATTATTTTTATAGGTCGTTATCAAAGAAGAATTTCATCATTAATGATTGATGATGGAAAGTTGTTTAAACCTGATGGAAGGTGGACATACAAAGGAAATGCAAACGATGCAATAATCAAAATAATTTTAAAATACACGAGTGATTCCTTGTTAAGAGAAATGCTGATTGCGAGGCAGCTTTATTATACGCTTGATAGGCGCGAAATAAAAGATTTTGAAAAACACTATGCTTTGTTTGAAAAAACAGTAACTCAGCCTTTTTTGAGAGAACCTCTTATTAACAAGTATATAGAGACAAAAAAACATTTTGAGAATGCGCAACCAAGAGAAAATACATTATTGAAATTGACAAAAAATACACCCGCAAACGAACTTATTACCAAAATTCTGGATGACCATAAAGGGAAAATAATATACTTAGATATTTGGGCAACATGGTGCAGTCCTTGTCGAAGAGAAATGCCTTTTTCTAAACAGCTAATGCAAACGTTGAACAATGACAAGGTTGCTTTTGTGTATCTGTGTATTGACTCCGAAGAAGATAAATGGAAAGCAATCATTAGTGAACTAAATATTTCAGGTAGTCACTATTTGGCGACTCCAGACCAAAGTAGGTTTCTTTACCAACTGTTTGAAATGAACGGAGTACCCCAGTTCGTATTATTAGACACTAAAGGCAATGTGATAGAAAAAGGAATTCACCTGCGACCAAGTGAAAGTTTAATAAAAACAAAAATTGACAAACTATTAATGGAATAA
- the ltrA gene encoding group II intron reverse transcriptase/maturase codes for MKPDIKDCAPKANYSNWNAIDWKKAERSVKSLQRRIAKAIREGKHSKAKSLQWILTHSFHAKLWAVKRVTENKGKRTPGVDKIRWKTPSQKLLAAKSLVRKDYKALPLRRLYILKKNGKKRPLGIPTMKDRAFQALHLLALEPVSETLADKGSYGFRLLRSCHDALERCFIHLSRSDSATWILEGDIKGCFDNISHQWLIENIPMDKKILQQWLRAGFMENKQLFPTEQGTPQGGIISPTLANMTLDGLENMLDKAFGISIRPDGCRKNNKYKIHLIRYADDFIVTANNKEILENKVKPLIEEFLANRGLQLSQEKTKITHVTDGFDFLGQNIRMYAKNKLLMRPSKDSIKSVMGKLKGIIVKHRGSQAAVLIRNLNRVITGWANYHKHACSKRIFFNLDRILWRNIWNWARRRHNNLGYRKIVSLLFMTIGNRKWQFFGKFSNGKTILLRMFALFKIRRHKLIAGAVNPFDPRWDKYIHKRKLCRVLA; via the coding sequence ATGAAGCCCGACATAAAGGACTGTGCGCCTAAAGCCAACTACTCAAACTGGAACGCCATTGACTGGAAGAAAGCAGAGCGGTCGGTCAAGTCATTACAACGACGTATTGCAAAGGCAATAAGGGAAGGAAAACACAGCAAGGCCAAAAGCCTGCAATGGATTCTAACCCACTCGTTTCATGCCAAACTTTGGGCGGTAAAACGAGTTACTGAAAACAAAGGAAAACGGACGCCCGGCGTTGATAAGATACGCTGGAAAACCCCAAGCCAAAAACTATTGGCTGCCAAATCTTTAGTCAGGAAGGACTACAAAGCATTGCCTCTTCGCCGTCTTTACATCCTTAAAAAGAACGGTAAGAAAAGACCGTTGGGGATTCCCACCATGAAAGACCGGGCTTTTCAAGCTTTACACCTTCTTGCCCTCGAACCAGTTTCCGAGACACTGGCCGACAAAGGCTCATACGGCTTCCGATTACTTAGAAGCTGCCATGATGCCTTAGAAAGATGTTTCATTCATCTTTCACGGTCGGACAGTGCTACTTGGATACTCGAAGGGGACATCAAGGGCTGTTTCGACAATATCAGCCACCAATGGCTTATCGAGAACATCCCCATGGACAAAAAGATACTGCAACAATGGCTTAGAGCCGGGTTTATGGAAAACAAACAATTATTTCCAACCGAGCAAGGTACTCCGCAGGGGGGAATCATATCCCCTACCCTCGCAAACATGACCCTCGATGGCCTTGAAAATATGCTTGATAAAGCCTTTGGCATCTCAATAAGACCAGACGGCTGCCGCAAAAACAACAAGTATAAAATCCACCTTATTCGTTATGCCGATGACTTCATTGTTACGGCTAACAACAAGGAAATACTGGAAAACAAGGTCAAACCTCTTATTGAGGAATTTCTTGCCAACAGGGGGTTGCAATTATCGCAGGAGAAAACCAAAATTACCCATGTAACCGATGGGTTTGACTTCCTTGGACAGAACATCAGGATGTATGCCAAAAACAAACTCCTAATGCGACCATCCAAAGATAGCATCAAATCTGTTATGGGGAAACTCAAAGGGATTATTGTTAAACACAGGGGTTCACAAGCGGCCGTTTTAATCCGAAATCTAAACCGTGTCATTACCGGGTGGGCTAATTACCACAAACATGCCTGTTCAAAGAGAATATTCTTCAATCTGGACAGGATACTGTGGCGCAACATCTGGAATTGGGCACGCAGGAGACACAACAACCTTGGATACAGAAAGATTGTATCACTTCTGTTTATGACAATTGGCAACAGAAAATGGCAGTTCTTTGGTAAATTTTCCAACGGGAAAACCATCTTGCTTAGAATGTTCGCCCTTTTCAAAATCAGACGCCATAAACTCATTGCAGGGGCGGTCAATCCTTTTGACCCACGTTGGGATAAGTATATCCATAAAAGAAAGTTGTGCAGGGTTTTAGCCTGA
- a CDS encoding TIGR04255 family protein, with amino-acid sequence MNLPKNINPCPIVDALLEVRFTSKINANAVFGLIYSVLQKEFQKVETLPILQLPDVVRASDPNLKYKPYYKISNENFVIQIGPDVISISSFPKYLGWELFSKIIFDALTKIESVGIINVIERIGIRYINFFETNIFEKVNLKVCIGADDILYKNTIVRTEIEQGEFSSTLQVANNAIINGKLGSIIDIDTFVTKNLDVFFSRKTELINAGHLKEKELFYSLLKPEFLNTLNPTY; translated from the coding sequence ATGAATCTGCCTAAAAACATAAATCCTTGTCCAATTGTAGACGCGTTACTTGAAGTAAGGTTCACTTCTAAAATTAATGCCAATGCTGTTTTTGGATTAATTTATAGTGTATTACAAAAGGAATTTCAAAAAGTTGAGACTTTACCGATTTTGCAACTACCCGATGTCGTTAGAGCAAGTGACCCAAATTTGAAATATAAACCTTACTACAAAATTTCAAATGAAAATTTTGTTATTCAAATCGGACCTGATGTAATTTCAATTAGTTCTTTCCCGAAATATTTAGGTTGGGAATTATTTTCTAAAATCATTTTCGATGCGCTTACTAAAATTGAAAGTGTCGGGATTATCAATGTAATTGAAAGAATTGGTATTAGGTATATTAATTTCTTTGAAACTAATATTTTTGAAAAGGTTAATCTTAAGGTGTGTATAGGAGCAGATGATATACTTTATAAGAATACAATTGTAAGAACTGAAATTGAACAGGGAGAATTCAGCAGTACATTACAAGTAGCTAATAATGCTATTATTAATGGAAAACTTGGCTCAATAATTGATATAGACACATTTGTAACTAAAAATTTAGATGTATTCTTTTCAAGAAAAACTGAACTTATAAATGCCGGGCATTTAAAAGAAAAGGAATTGTTTTACAGTTTATTGAAACCTGAATTTTTAAACACACTCAATCCAACGTATTAG
- a CDS encoding IS3 family transposase (programmed frameshift), giving the protein MKKTRFTESQIVKILKEYESGIDAQTICREHGIAKATFYNWRKKYSGMEASQLKRLKELEEENRKLKQMYADQSLDNLMLKDLLGKKVLKPCEKKERAEYLHSTYLIGIGRACRLIGLHRSMWYYESKRNDVEVINKLEELSEKLPTRGFDEYYGRIRQEGYRWNRKRVLRVYRLLQLNLRKKRKRRLPARIKEPLEQPNGINHTWSMDFMSDSLIYGRRFRVLNIIDDYNREALAIESDFSLPAERVIKVLNEIIFWRGKPMKIRVDNGPEFISNALQKWAKDNEIKLKFIQPGKPTQNAYIERFNRFFREDILDAYLFNDLSEVRHLVSEWMDDYNEFHPHKSLGGKSPLDYVKNEYNHHILNSKESSLPEPVKGI; this is encoded by the exons ATGAAAAAAACAAGATTCACAGAAAGCCAAATTGTAAAAATTCTAAAGGAGTATGAAAGTGGTATTGATGCTCAAACGATATGTCGCGAGCATGGCATTGCCAAGGCTACATTTTATAATTGGCGCAAGAAGTATTCTGGTATGGAAGCCTCTCAGTTAAAACGTTTAAAAGAACTGGAGGAAGAAAACCGTAAACTCAAGCAGATGTATGCAGATCAGAGTTTAGATAACTTGATGCTAAAGGATTTGCTTG GGAAAAAAGTTTTAAAGCCCTGCGAGAAAAAAGAGCGAGCCGAATACTTGCATTCCACATACTTGATCGGCATCGGCAGGGCGTGCCGATTGATTGGATTGCATCGCTCCATGTGGTATTATGAAAGCAAACGAAACGATGTTGAAGTCATCAACAAGTTGGAAGAACTGTCAGAGAAACTTCCAACGCGTGGCTTTGATGAATATTATGGTCGAATACGCCAAGAAGGCTATAGATGGAACCGCAAGCGAGTATTGAGAGTCTATCGCTTGCTACAGCTAAACCTACGCAAAAAACGAAAAAGAAGGTTGCCTGCTCGTATAAAAGAACCACTGGAGCAACCCAATGGCATCAATCATACTTGGTCTATGGATTTTATGAGTGACAGCTTGATTTATGGCCGTAGATTCCGAGTATTAAATATTATTGATGATTACAACAGAGAAGCCTTGGCCATTGAGTCGGATTTCTCTTTACCAGCAGAACGTGTAATAAAAGTGCTTAATGAAATCATATTCTGGCGAGGAAAACCTATGAAAATAAGAGTTGATAATGGGCCTGAGTTTATCTCTAATGCTCTGCAGAAATGGGCAAAAGACAACGAAATTAAGTTAAAATTCATTCAACCTGGAAAACCAACCCAAAATGCATATATTGAAAGATTTAACCGCTTTTTCAGAGAGGACATTCTCGATGCATACTTGTTTAATGACCTATCTGAGGTTAGACATCTGGTCTCAGAATGGATGGATGATTATAATGAATTTCATCCACATAAATCATTGGGAGGTAAATCTCCCTTAGATTATGTTAAAAACGAGTATAACCACCATATTTTAAATAGCAAAGAAAGTTCGCTGCCAGAACCTGTCAAGGGTATATAA
- a CDS encoding WD40/YVTN/BNR-like repeat-containing protein, which produces MKLYTKLTLILIFATSNLFSQKDYRAILEIRGATEEFCISKDSTFWIATKTGDTYFSEGFDKPWKYGTFKTNEYDLVSGRTFERASFFNRDTGYISGFIQKDGKQDFIYWTNDGGKNWQEVKFGKSSWIDANYIDYDGNAWMSGNSQLIYYSNDFGKTWTSFDKIESTGNMRINTIYFENTKKGIVGDFWNRIYLTEDNCKTWTKIPSPLDQKKYVRTNKNIRPTIYKAQIFGNNIIINQQNLIFWSKLDSIQWNELSDMIDFSYDKSSNKLFAISRDLKVHLLDSSFVSNWTSESNLVSAPISLKTLNGTLYAWHRAELTKVNESEFLYTPMYTLENPIVTPYVTAKATRKTWGVNGREILQSDDLGKTWYRIDLLDFNIGNFKAINDYEAIISDSYYQKYYKYKLTDDTTELIKYVIEHPLSEFLSNPIKEVSFEIGSQGCFHSNSKVIEYKLENDSTFSASKIEQQGYKTDKEKFKNSFSAKVALGILNAIDSNPFSQINVNELNISENDKNDYLKKIDLIEKDFKKGNTFDYEHGTSRYSLPYNKIDFEFYKNAVNQIDSFNNTILNNILGTRYGNWSTTTNWIKITFKNKKGEEISISNFDDMPNAWYLPWIVEANGLIFPINNIDITRFIESNTPDDFISHENKNKLAIFQMIDYLYKKKINE; this is translated from the coding sequence ATGAAATTATATACAAAACTCACATTGATTTTAATATTTGCGACCTCAAATTTATTCTCGCAAAAGGACTATAGAGCAATATTAGAAATTAGAGGAGCTACTGAAGAATTTTGCATTTCAAAAGATTCTACTTTTTGGATTGCGACAAAAACCGGTGACACTTATTTTAGTGAGGGTTTTGATAAACCTTGGAAATACGGAACTTTTAAGACTAATGAATATGATTTAGTTTCTGGGCGAACATTTGAAAGAGCAAGCTTTTTTAATCGTGATACTGGATATATTTCTGGATTTATTCAAAAAGATGGAAAACAAGATTTTATCTATTGGACAAATGACGGTGGTAAAAACTGGCAAGAAGTAAAATTTGGGAAATCCAGTTGGATTGACGCAAATTACATTGACTATGATGGAAATGCTTGGATGAGCGGAAATTCTCAGTTAATTTATTATTCCAATGATTTCGGTAAAACATGGACATCATTTGATAAAATTGAGTCAACTGGAAACATGAGGATAAACACTATATATTTTGAGAATACAAAAAAAGGTATTGTCGGGGATTTCTGGAACAGAATTTATCTAACTGAAGACAATTGTAAAACATGGACAAAAATACCGAGTCCTTTAGACCAAAAGAAATATGTAAGAACCAACAAAAATATAAGACCGACTATTTATAAAGCTCAAATTTTCGGGAACAATATAATAATCAATCAACAAAACCTTATTTTTTGGTCAAAACTGGATTCTATTCAATGGAATGAGCTTTCAGATATGATTGATTTTTCCTATGATAAATCGTCAAATAAACTGTTTGCGATTTCCAGGGATTTGAAAGTGCATCTTCTTGATTCCAGTTTCGTTTCAAATTGGACATCTGAATCTAATTTAGTAAGTGCTCCAATTTCTCTTAAAACATTAAATGGAACTTTATATGCATGGCACAGGGCTGAATTGACCAAAGTAAACGAAAGTGAATTTCTTTATACACCAATGTATACACTTGAAAATCCAATTGTTACACCTTATGTGACAGCAAAAGCAACAAGAAAAACTTGGGGGGTTAATGGTCGTGAGATTTTACAATCTGATGACTTGGGTAAAACTTGGTACAGAATTGATTTATTAGATTTTAATATTGGAAATTTTAAAGCTATCAATGATTATGAAGCCATAATATCAGATTCATATTATCAAAAGTATTACAAGTACAAATTAACTGATGATACTACAGAATTAATTAAATACGTAATTGAGCATCCATTATCAGAATTTCTTTCTAATCCTATAAAAGAGGTTAGTTTTGAAATAGGTAGTCAAGGTTGTTTTCATTCTAATTCAAAAGTAATAGAATATAAATTAGAAAATGATTCAACGTTTTCAGCTTCAAAGATTGAACAACAAGGTTACAAAACTGACAAGGAGAAATTTAAAAATTCATTCTCAGCTAAAGTTGCTTTAGGAATTCTTAACGCAATTGATTCAAATCCATTTAGTCAAATCAATGTGAATGAGCTTAATATTAGCGAAAATGATAAAAATGATTACTTGAAGAAGATTGATTTAATAGAAAAAGATTTCAAAAAGGGTAACACTTTCGACTATGAACATGGAACAAGCAGATATAGTTTACCTTACAACAAGATTGATTTTGAATTTTATAAAAATGCAGTAAATCAAATTGACTCATTTAACAATACGATTTTGAACAATATATTGGGAACAAGATATGGAAACTGGAGTACCACAACTAATTGGATTAAAATAACTTTTAAGAATAAAAAAGGAGAAGAGATTTCAATATCGAATTTTGATGATATGCCAAACGCTTGGTATTTACCTTGGATTGTTGAAGCAAACGGACTTATTTTTCCAATTAACAACATTGACATAACCAGATTTATTGAATCAAATACGCCAGACGATTTCATATCACATGAGAATAAAAATAAATTGGCGATATTTCAAATGATTGATTATCTCTACAAAAAGAAGATAAATGAATAA